The Polypterus senegalus isolate Bchr_013 chromosome 9, ASM1683550v1, whole genome shotgun sequence genome includes a window with the following:
- the znf384b gene encoding zinc finger protein 384b: MMEDSHFNPSYFWSPVPTVQGQIDNAMFINKMKEQLIPEKSSFSHGGPAHYPTAVLTVPGSAVTMETTSGGAGRGSKQENQSIAGHLHTPHTTQNITVVPVPSTGIMTAAGLVITTPQGALVSSPANSGQTFSVAGVAGHHTTTMIVSALHPSSMPTSTGDKQKQQVSNEETGNSTSASQSSLQTGQQSSQTPTQMLAVHPVPLATPGKRGRKKKQLGRGGLASSVVTGHGLTPGNEALILAHLAAGGQHSSTDPYDITNEDDDTGTGKDGNKSYRCRMCAVTFFSKSEMQLHSKSHTETKPHKCPHCSKTFANSSYLAQHIRIHSGAKPYTCSYCQKSFRQLSHLQQHTRIHTGDRPYKCVHPGCEKAFTQLSNLQSHRRQHNKDKPFKCHNCHRAYTDSASLEVHLATHTVKHAKVYSCGMCNRAYTSETYLMKHMRKHNPDPNSQVQPNQSNQNPTQQQAQNAQGQGQNNPPQSHYGQQNQSDPNPGQCPFDLHQYKTVTAQELQYKQVQSQQDHQHKDLCLTVSTSAIQVVDHLNS, encoded by the exons ATGATGGAAGATTCTCATTTCAATCCTTCGTACTTCTGGTCACCTGTACCGACAGTCCAAGGACAG ATAGACAACGCCATGttcattaacaaaatgaaagagcagctTATTCCAGAGAAAAGCAGCTTTTCTCATGGTGGTCCTGCCCACTACCCCACTGCTGTGCTTACTGTGCCAGGTTCGGCTGTTACCATGGAGACAACCTCTGGGGGTGCAGGAAGAGGATCAAAACAAGAAAATCAGTCAATAGCAGGGCACCTGCACACTCCCCATACCACCCAAAATATCACTGTTGTGCCAGTGCCTTCTACTGGTATTATGACGGCAG CTGGTCTTGTGATCACTACTCCACAAGGAGCATTGGTTTCCAGCCCTGCCAATTCAGGTCAGACATTTTCTGTGGCAGGTGTTGCTGGTCATCATACTACCACTATGATTGTATCAGCTCTGCATCCTTCATCAATGCCAACTTCTACAG GAGACAAACAAAAGCAGCAAGTCTCAAATGAGGAGACAGGGAACTCGACCAGTGCCTCACAATCCAGCTTACAAACTGGACAGCAGTCCAGTCAAACTCCAACACAAATGCTGGCAGTACATCCTGTGCCTCTGGCCACCCCAGGGAAAAGAGGACGCAAGAAGAAACAACTAGGTCGTGGAGGTCTTGCCTCTTCAGTGGTAACAGGGCATGGACTAACACCTGGTAATGAAGCCTTGATCTTAGCACATCTGGCTGCAGGGGGACAG CATTCTAGCACTGACCCATATGACATCACTAATGAGGATGATGATACTGGAACAGGAAAAGATGGGAACAAATCCTACCG atgtcGCATGTGTGCTGTTACCTTTTTCTCAAAGTCAGAGATGCAACTACACTCCAAGTCGCACACAGAAACCAAACCTCACAAATGTCCACATTGTTCTAAGACATTTGCCAATTCTAGCTACCTGGCTCAGCACATCCGTATCCACTCTGGTGCCAAGCCTTATACCTGCTCTTATTGCCAGAAGTCCTTCCGCCAGCTGTCACATCTTCAGCAGCATACAAG aatccacactggagacaGGCCTTACAAGTGTGTTCATCCTGGCTGTGAGAAAGCTTTCACTCAATTGTCTAATCTGCAG tcTCATCGTCGGCAACACAACAAGGATAAGCCTTTTAAGTGTCACAACTGTCACAGGGCCTACACTGATTCTGCATCTTTGGAAGTGCATCTTGCTACACATACGGTGAAACATGCCAAAGTTTACTCTTGTGGGATGTGCAACCGTGCCTACACATCA GAAACCTATTTGATGAAACACATGCGGAAACACAATCCAGACCCTAACTCACAAGTCCAACCCAACCAGTCCAACCAGAACCCCACGCAGCAGCAGGCACAAAATGCTCAAGGACAGGGACAGAACAATCCACCACAGTCTCATTATGGTCAGCAGAACCAGTCTGATCCCAATCCAGGCCAATGCCCATTTGACCTTCACCAGTACAAGACAGTGACAGCCCAGGAGCTCCAATACAAACAAGTCCAGAGCCAGCAGGACCATCAGCATAAGGACCTGTGCTTAACTGTGTCCACATCTGCCATCCAGGTGGTGGACCACTTGAATTCCTAA